The region GTATTGCAAACTTCCTATGGTATACTGATTAGACTTCTTCGACTAAACACCTTTTGTCTTAGGAGATAACACTTGGGTGACTTTAGACTgccacttgtttttgtttgtgtgtgtgagatgtgtgtgcatgGCCCCTCCCCAAACTGTAGAAAGTAAAACAAGACAAAGTAGTATTTAATGCGACATCCTCAGGCTCTCTGAGAGGGAATTTTTGGCGTCATTTTTATCAGGTTAGTGTAGAGGAGAGAACAAAGTTCTTATTTTGTAGGCAATAATAATATCTAAGACAGATGAAACAAATTCCTGAATATAAGACTTCaaagcgggctggagagatggctcagaggttaggagcactgactgctcttccagaggtcctcttccagaggtcctgagttcaattcccagcaaccacatgatggttcacaaccatttgtaatgggatctgatgcccttttctggtgtgtctgaagacagcaacagtgtactcacataaaataaataaataaatctttatttaaaaaaaaaaacaagacttcAAAGCTAAGTGTGTAGTTTACACCTTTCATttcaacacttaggaggcagaggcaggtagatctctgtgagttcaagggcagcttgttctacatagtgagctccatcacagccagggttatacagagataaaaataaaaataaggagacACAATAACTAGGAGGGGCATTAAAGGGTATAGGTATCAGGAAGCTGGGGGTGAAGGGTTGTGTCTGCATGGTAGACAGTTGTCTCCCTTGGTTTTCAAGGTCTGAGCGAAGAATGGGGCTTGTAGTTTGTGGGCACATGCATCTGCGGACATGTGTGGACCCCAAGGTCAACTtagttttcaggagttggttctctcctttcaccatgtgggtctgaGTGGCTGAACTCAAACTGTCAAGCTTGTAGCAGGACCTGTATgtggccatcttgctggctcaacACTATTGGGTTTGGGAAATTTGAAGGAAAAGGGATGCTGCCAGCTGGTTGTTTTCATACCAATACTTATCGATACCtaaatatcataaaacaaaaacaaaacaacaacaaaatattagtTTTGTGGGCTGAGAGTTGAATCTAGGGCCTCAAGTCCTTTACTACTGAGTTATGGCCTCAGCCatgcataaacatttttttttttttcaacagtgtttcactatgtagctttcttgctggcttgaaactcactgtgtagaccaggctggtctggaactcaagagatATGACTGCTTCTACCACATGCCtgatgggatcaaaggcatgtaccagcCCCATCCCGGTTAAAACCCAATGTTTGTGAAGTGTTAAAGGGGAGGGAATAAAAAGGAAATCTGGGCTGACCTGGTGGAtgcatgcttttagtcccagcacctgggaggcagaggcaggtggagggctgagtttgaggctagtctggtctacagaggtagttctaggacagccagggctatgcagagtaaccctgtcttgaacaaaatcaaaaccaatagAAACACTCATGTTCCTCTCCCATGATTTGTGCTTGTAAATTgttactgtacacacacatggagTCACATACCTCATTTACCCTTCTGCTGGAGAATAAAGTGAGTCTTCTGCATGTCACACAAGCCAGAACCCCAAAGGCTGTGTCCTCAGCTCTCTCCCTACTTTTTTCCTCTTGGACAAAGACTGCATTCACTTAAGCCTAATGGCAAATTTTATAGTATTACAACAAACGTGTTGCTAtgaaatagtgatattttttttcctttttctttctttttttttttttttttttttggtttttcaagacagggtttgtctgtatagccctggctgtcctggaactcacacccagcttcctttttcttaaatctttacttttatttattcattaattttttttggaggcagggtttcttcgtgcagccctggctgtcctggaatttactatgcagcccaggctggctttgaacttggagtCCTTCCTGtttccaaagtgctaggattaaaggcatatgtcaaaACAACcagggcttttattttattttattatttttattttattacgtttcatgtagcccaagctggtttcTAACTCAATGTAATTGATAATGTAAAGATAAACTTGCAGTCCTGATTACTAGTGCCTCCTCCTCCCAAATTTTGGGCTCACGTGTTTGCCAATCTGCTAGCCTCTGATAGGGtttcaataaaagtaaaaccGTTGAGATTAAACTCTGTGAAATTGACTCTAACTTCATTGGCGTAGGAAGAAGAGACAGCACAGCGAAGATGTTAGCCAAGAATAGCGGACTACtcataagaggaaagaaaatagccTTTCAGCGCTATCAGGAGCTGATAAGGCCCTGGATATTTAATTTCACGCGAAAGTTGCTGGGCATGCCCATTCAAATTTCTTCCAACAAATCACAAAGGCGTATAGACAATTTCTTATCCATTTATAGGTCAAATGGAAACCCCAGCCCTCCCTACCTCCCGCCTCTCACTAGGGAGCCAATAGGGAAAACTTAGGTTTCATCATCAAGTACTGTACTTGCCATTGGCTGTCCGAGCTGTCAATCTAGGGAAGGCGGGCCAGGCCGAACTGTCCTATTTAAGAAGAGGACAAAGGCGGCGCGCAGCTTGTGTCGTCCGCCATTTTGTGCTCAGCAAGGTGGCAACCACGTTCCCTGAGCGACTTCTCCGCTTCTGCCTCGACCGCCCCTTGACTACAGCTATGTCTCGGGATCGGTTCCGGAGTCGCGGCGGCGGCGGTGGAGGCTTTCACCGGCGTGGAGGAGGCGGCGGCCGCGGCGGCCTTCACGACTTCCGCTCTCCGCCGCCGGGCATGGGCCTCAACCAGAACCGCGGCCCCATGGGTCCGGGCCCTGGCGGCCCGAAGCCGCCGCTCCCGCCTCCACCTccgcaccagcagcagcagcagcctccgcCGCAGCAGCCTCCGCCGCAGCAGCCTCCGCCGCAccagcagccgccgccgccgcaccAGCCGCCCCATCAACAGCCCCCGCCTCCGCCGCAGGAATCCAAGCCTGTCGTCCCCCAAGGCCCCGGCTCGGCGCCGGGAGTGAGCAGTGCGCCGCCGCCGGCGGTCTCGGCTCCGCCCGCCAACCCCCCGACCACCGGCGCTCCTCCGGGTCCGGGTCCGACCCCGACTCCGCCGCCCGCCGTCCCCTCCACGGCCCCCGGACCGCCTCCCCCGTCGACGCCGAGCAGCGGAGTCTCGACCACCCCTCCACAGACCGGCGGCCCTCCGCCACCGCCCGCCGGGGGCGCCGGGCCCGGGCCTAAGCCGGGGCCAGGCCCTGGCGGTCCCAAAGGCGGCAAGATGCCCGGTGGGCCTAAGCCTGGAGGTGGCCCGGGCATGGGCGCTCCTGGTGGCCACCCGAAGCCACCACACCGAGGTGGCGGCGAGCCCCGTGGGGGCCGGCAGCACCACGCGCCctaccaccagcagcaccaccagGGGCCCCCTCCCGGCGGACCGGGACCGCGCACAGAGGAGAAGATCTCCGACTCGGAGGTGAGTGGGTTCTCGAGCAAAGCTGTCCGTTTCCCTAAGATGGCGGCGCCTGCCTACCCtcggcgtttttttttttttttttcttccccccccgCCCGCAGCCTAGAGGGCCTCCATTTTGTCCCCTGCCGGAAGCGCTCCTGCGCATGCCTGCGCAGGCGGGGCGGACGCGCGGCGGGCTGTGGAGGCCGCTAGGGATTGGCTTCCAGCGGGAGGGCAGCCTTACGTGGTGGCGGTAATGGGCTAGAGGCTAGCGGTCCGGTCCCCTGGGACCCAACCAGTGCACGTCGGAGGTCTCTGCTGTTGGGAGAAAACAGGGCAACTTGGTGCTGTCTTCCTAGTCTGCATTTAGAGCTATTTGTTGAAGTCAGAACTGTATTGATTGGCGTTTGCTGATAGAGTCGGATGTGTTTGAAAGCATTTTGTGTGCTCTGCTTCATATGGATTAGAGTTAGAGATCCTGTTGGATCCCCAAATATGGTTCAACCTGGTAGTCCTCATGGGAAAAAAGGGAGATCGTTAACGAATGCATGATGGCCTACTTTGGGAccactagacttttttttttcctgctttggtGTATGAATTCCGTCCGATTTCTTTATTAGGGATTTAAAGCCAACTTGTCTCTCTTGCGGAGGCCTGGAGAAAAAACTTACACACAGCGCTGTCGGTTGTTTGTGGGGAATCTACCTGCTGATATCACAGAGGATGAATTCAAAAGACTGTTTGCTAAATACGGAGAACCCGGAGAAGTTTTTATCAACAAAGGCAAAGGGTTCGGGTTCATTAAGCTTGTGAGTgtaattttttccccttttgtgAAAGTTTTGAAGGCATGCTTTTAAATGGGAAGAATTAACGGGCCTTTAAGTTTTTTCATCGATAGAAATCAGAATAGTGTGCATTGGGGCAGGGCCTCAAAGACAGACCTTTAGCCCTCGGGGTGTTGGGAGGAGGCGTGAAGATAGCTCTTAAGGGGTAGAAGTGGGAAGGGTTATTATAAAAAAATTGAGCACTAGCCAGTTTTGAAGTTGTTAAAAGTATTTCTGATATTTGCAGGAATCTAGAGCCTTGGCTGAAATCGCCAAAGCTGAGCTTGATGATACTCCCATGAGAGGTAGACAGCTTCGGGTGCGATTTGCCACACACGCTGCAGCCCTGTCTGTTCGAAATCTCTCTCCTTATGTTTCCAACGAACTTTTGGAAGAGGCCTTTAGCCAGTTTGGTCCTATTGAAAGGGCTGTTGTAATTGTGGATGATCGCGGAAGATCTACAGGGAAAGGCATTGTTGAGTTTGCTTCCAAGCCAGCAGCAAGAAAAGCATTTGAAAGATGCAGTGAAGGTGTTTTCCTACTGACAACGTAAGTTGTCTTtagttcatgttttctttcttttttttttttaataattttgaggGATAGTCTAAATAAAATTGGAAGTTAAGATGAGGAATAATTTCTGTTACTAGGACTCCTCGACCAGTCATTGTGGAACCACTTGAACAGTTAGATGACGAAGATGGTCTTCCTGAAAAACTGGCCCAGAAGAATCCAATGTATCAAAAGTAAGACTAAGCTTTTGGTGCTCTAAAAGAGAAGTTAGTGATTTCTAATTCTGCTTAGAACTTTTTAGAACATTAGAAactttttagtttggttttttctGGTTGGTCTAGAATTTTCTGTTATGGTGTTTAGGCTGACTAAAACTCTGACAGTCTCCTGACGTCCGTCACACAAGTGCCAGGATCATAGATGTGAGCCATCAAGCCAGTGTTAGGAATACATTTTACAGTGTTGCTTGAATATGCTTAATACACATCTCTATCggatatattttcttatttatttttcctttttttgagaacAAGGATTTTCTGTAaacccctggttgtcctggaacttgcttttttAAGTTCCCACCTTTGTCTGCTTCCCAGAATTCTGGAAATAATAAGGATGTTGCCACCATATCTGGCATAACTTGAAGCTGTTGGATAAAAAGTACATTCACATATGATCCACATAATGCTAAAGTTGAATGAGATCTACTTGTTATTGGGGGGGGAAATGAGCCTGGATAAGGAATTTGCTATAGAAAAGGGGGGAAGATGGTGTCTCTTTTCTACTTTTCCTACTTCTATCATTTTCTTTGTGCTCATTtatccctatcccacccccccaCAGGGTTTCTTTGCCTAGttctggctattctagaactatAGACCAGGTAggtggcctctgcctccccagtgctggaattaaaggcatgtgccaccactgtgtgCCCTTGGGGGGGAGGGTGTTCCTTCTAACTTTAGTTTTAGACATAtggtctctgtagaccagaccggACTAGAAATACATCACCATGCATTCTtggctttttgctttgttttatatatcaTAACTTACTATTTCTAGAGTTAATACATTTGTCTAGGAGGCTagttccagggctacatggtgagaccttatctcaaaatggGTGAGGGATTTTAAAGAAGATGGTATTAGGCTTAAGCAAAGGGTTGGGGGGTGAAAGGTAAAGAAATGTTGACAGACCCTTCTTTAAGCAATGTCAATTTaagtggtttgtgtgtgtgggtgtgtgtttggttttttgttttgtttgtttgtttgtttgtttttttgagacagggtttctctgtatagccctggctgtcctgaaactcactttgtagaccaggctggccttaaactcagaaatccgcctgctgggttaaaggcgtgtgccaccgtgcTCCccgctattttttttttaagttttatttattatttatatgagtgtgctgtagctgtcttcagacacaccagaagagggcatcagattccattacagatggttgtgagccaccatgtgattgttggAATTTGAaatcatgacctctggaagagtggtcttaaccactgtgccattcccccccccccccccccccggtcaatttcgtttttaatgtgtgtatggctttcctgtgtgtatgtatctgtgtgtgcctgatTCCCACTGTGGCAAAGACAGTGTCATATCCTCCACTCCTGTTATAATTTGCTTTGTGGGTCTGGGACACAgacctggtcctttggaagaacagctgtgctcttaactgctgagccatctctcatctCCTTGTATCATTCTTGATTAGCTTCATGGTGTTTCCTAACACCATTGAACAGGATTGCAAGTTGGGGGCCTTAAAAAAACACCATATGGCAGGGAAAAGACTACCTCTTGTggtttctgtgtccattcttggtgctggggatcaaacctagggcatTCTATTATTACGTTACGTGTTCTACAAATGTCTTAACAGTGGGCAATAGGTATACAGGTacttaaagtttttgttgtttttggggggggggttcaaactcagaaatccccctgcctctgcctcccaagtgctgggattaaaggcatgggtcaccacAGCCTGGCTGTACCTAAGGTTTtcattcatttagtttttttgagttagggtttctgttctggaactcagatcttcatacCTTGAAGCTGTAATTAAAGCCATAAACAACCATA is a window of Mus caroli chromosome 4, CAROLI_EIJ_v1.1, whole genome shotgun sequence DNA encoding:
- the Sfpq gene encoding splicing factor, proline- and glutamine-rich, whose translation is MSRDRFRSRGGGGGGFHRRGGGGGRGGLHDFRSPPPGMGLNQNRGPMGPGPGGPKPPLPPPPPHQQQQQPPPQQPPPQQPPPHQQPPPPHQPPHQQPPPPPQESKPVVPQGPGSAPGVSSAPPPAVSAPPANPPTTGAPPGPGPTPTPPPAVPSTAPGPPPPSTPSSGVSTTPPQTGGPPPPPAGGAGPGPKPGPGPGGPKGGKMPGGPKPGGGPGMGAPGGHPKPPHRGGGEPRGGRQHHAPYHQQHHQGPPPGGPGPRTEEKISDSEGFKANLSLLRRPGEKTYTQRCRLFVGNLPADITEDEFKRLFAKYGEPGEVFINKGKGFGFIKLESRALAEIAKAELDDTPMRGRQLRVRFATHAAALSVRNLSPYVSNELLEEAFSQFGPIERAVVIVDDRGRSTGKGIVEFASKPAARKAFERCSEGVFLLTTTPRPVIVEPLEQLDDEDGLPEKLAQKNPMYQKERETPPRFAQHGTFEYEYSQRWKSLDEMEKQQREQVEKNMKDAKDKLESEMEDAYHEHQANLLRQDLMRRQEELRRMEELHSQEMQKRKEMQLRQEEERRRREEEMMIRQREMEEQMRRQREESYSRMGYMDPRERDMRMGGGGTMNMGDPYGSGGQKFPPLGGGGGIGYEANPGVPPATMSGSMMGSDMRTERFGQGGAGPVGGQGPRGMGPGTPAGYGRGREEYEGPNKKPRF